The Coffea arabica cultivar ET-39 chromosome 8e, Coffea Arabica ET-39 HiFi, whole genome shotgun sequence genome window below encodes:
- the LOC113704191 gene encoding ankyrin repeat-containing protein ITN1-like, translated as MCWTRDRDGRNPLHLAAMYGRVAVLQVLIHAGIRAALEKTDGGGTILHLCIKYNQLEALKIMVGKLKDPEFMNAKNEDGMTILHLAVYYEQHETIKYLLVNAGVEVNIKNANGKTTLDLLFGQGITKSSEVSRSLQEAGALKAKDIRSPIDDRKLKQLEWFDKSREALMVVAILIATMAFQAGISPPGGLWQDDLLEGPNPHTIGEAVMAQKHPKYYWLLIRTNTIAFVSSLSTIILLIRGSSIPSKYFMPLLAFVMWLAIATIAITYGIAFVTVAPKGARGRQLGNTSDILVILLMVWSGWMVATLYEINALFKKWLKIRRMGSRSYFFSDFCSQVLSRLSLRAPRPNGRVTPPTPTPQP; from the exons ATGTGTTGGACTCGTGATCGAGATGGCAGAAACCCTTTACATCTTGCTGCCATGTATGGCAGAGTGGCAGTCTTGCAAGTGCTAATTCATGCCGGAATTCGCGCAGCTCTGGAGAAGACAGACGGCGGGGGGACCATTTTACACCTCTGCATCAAATACAATCAGCTGGAAGCATTGAAGATAATGGTTGGCAAATTAAAAGATCCAGAGTTCATGAATGCCAAAAATGAAGATGGCATGACCATATTGCACCTGGCCGTGTACTATGAGCAACATGAg ACCATCAAATACTTGCTAGTTAACGCTGGAGTAGAGGTGaacatcaagaatgcaaacgggAAAACCACGTTAGACCTTTTGTTTGGGCAGGGAATCACCAAAAGTTCAGAAGTTTCAAGGTCTCTTCAGGAGGCTGGTGCCTTGAAAGCCAAGGATATTCGCTCCCCTATTGACGACCGAAAGCTCAAGCAGCTAGAGTGGTTCGACAAAAGCAGAGAAGCACTAATGGTGGTGGCCATACTTATTGCAACCATGGCTTTTCAAGCTGGGATAAGCCCTCCAGGAGGTCTGTGGCAAGATGACTTGTTAGAAGGACCAAATCCACACACAATAGGAGAAGCTGTTATGGCACAAAAGCATCCAAAATATTACTGGCTTCTGATTCGGACAAACACAATAGCATTTGTTTCATCTCTGAGCACAATTATTTTGCTCATTCGCGGGTCGAGCATCCCCAGCAAGTACTTTATGCCGCTGTTGGCCTTCGTCATGTGGCTAGCCATTGCAACCATAGCCATAACTTATGGTATAGCATTTGTTACAGTAGCACCAAAAGGAGCAAGAGGGCGGCAATTGGGTAATACAAGTGATATTCTAGTCATCCTACTCATGGTCTGGAGCGGTTGGATGGTCGCAACCCTGTATGAGATAAACGCTCTGTTCAAGAAATGGCTGAAAATTCGCCGGATGGGCAGCAGAAGCTactttttttctgatttttgcaGTCAGGTGCTCTCTCGGCTCAGCTTGCGGGCACCCAGGCCTAATGGCAGAGTTACTCCACCTACCCCAACCCCACAACCTTGA